In one window of Erythrolamprus reginae isolate rEryReg1 chromosome 1, rEryReg1.hap1, whole genome shotgun sequence DNA:
- the DDX24 gene encoding ATP-dependent RNA helicase DDX24 — MKPKRNKFKASSKPKQKGIKVTGQWKPIEIDPNLFADEELGGIICFEELTNYKLVSSLKGGEEKAAKRKCNDEELEKVCPATPSKKRKKGKNLDCGERKQGELEVEEKAIEQDAGCEKALVKYEQDDCEPTEVTSLERKPAKKKKRGKKKKTSSPQNVLEPTGASKKAINWAAKVLSTKPDHKTDVSAWKSLFVPKPVLSALSELGFSTPTPIQALTLPSAIRDSMDILGAAETGSGKTLAFAIPMIHSILQWYSSKTMTSSTFEETADSEDETAKQHTSEETILNADTDETNASAIGNEFGAVNSMELLQDPGFVVGCPKQNSVKNNPILGLVLTPTRELAVQVKHHIDAVAKFTDIKTAILVGGMAPQKQQRMLRRKPEIVIATPGRLWELIQEKQPHLSNLRQLRCLVIDEADRMVEKGHFLELSQLLELLSDTQYNPKRQIFVFSATLTLIHQAPNRVLQKKNAVKIDRKTKLEMLMQKVGIKGKPKVIDLTRKEATVETLTETRIHCDTEEKDYYLYYFLLQHPGRTMVFANSIDCIKRLTALLTIMNCNPLPLHANMHQKQRLKNLERFAERNSCPLLTTDVAARGLDIPYVQHVIHYQVPRTAELYIHRSGRTARAANEGLSLLLIGPQDLINFKKIYKTLKKDEELPFFPIEAKCMTAIKERVNLARQIEKIEYFNSRAKHQNSWLQQAAEALELDLDDDELTGGRSTEAEESEKHRMLKGMKKHLKHLLSQPVFKSVMKTKYPTQSGKLVLSDHIGQHSQTALSAISKVQVKKVKKKQQ; from the exons ATGAAGCCTAAAAGAAACAAGTTTAAAGCATCATCTAAACCAAAACAAAAAGGCATCAAAGTTACAGGACAATGGAAACCCATTGAGATTGACCCAAATCTCTTTGCAGATGAAGAGCTTGGAGGCATAATATGCTTTGAAGAACTTACCAATTACAAACTGGTGTCTTCCTTGaaagggggagaagaaaaagctgcaaaaagaaaatgtaatgatgaagaacttgaaaaAGTATGTCcagctactccctccaaaaagaggaaaaaagggaaaaatttaGATTGTGGAGAAAGGAAACAAGGGGAACTTGAAGTAGAGGAAAAAGCAATTGAACAGGATGCCGGTTGCGAAAAAGCCCTTGTTAAGTATGAGCAAGATGATTGTGAACCAACAGAGGTGACAAGCCTGGAAAGAAAACCcgcaaagaaaaagaagagagggaaaaagaaaaaaacatcttcTCCCCAAAATGTTCTTGAACCAACTGGAGCTTCCAAAAAAGCTATTAactgggcagccaaagttttatCCACAAAACCAGATCACAAAACGGATGTTTCTGCATGGAAGAGCCTCTTTGTTCCTAAACCTGTCCTTTCAGCATTGAGTGAATTGGGGTTCAGTACACCAACTCCCATCCAAGCACTAACTCTACCATCTGCAATTCGAGACAGCATGGATATCCTTGGTGCTGCTGAAACAG GGAGTGGAAAGACTCTTGCTTTTGCCATTCCGATGATCCATTCCATTCTACAGTGGTACAGCTCAAAAACCATGACGAGCAGCACATTTGAAGAAACAGCAGACAGTGAAGATGAAACAGCAAAGCAGCACACAAGTGAAGAAACAATACTAAATGCAGATACGGATGAAACGAATGCTTCTGCAATTGGCAATGAGTTTGGGGCAGTAAACTCCATGGAATTATTGCAAGATCCAGGATTTGTTGTAGGTTGCCCAAAACAGAATTCTGTTAAAAATAATCCTATTCTGGGATTGGTCTTGACTCCTACAAGGGAACTGGCTGTTCAAGTAAAGCATCATATTGATGCAGTGGCTAAGTTCACAG aTATTAAAACAGCCATTCTTGTTGGAGGAATGGCTCCTCAAAAGCAGCAGAGGATGTTAAGGAGGAAGCCAGAGATTGTCATTGCAACCCCAGGGCGCTTGTGGGAGCTAATCCAGGAGAAGCAGCCCCATCTCTCCAACCTGCGGCAGCTCAG ATGCCTGGTGATTGATGAAGCAGACCGGATGGTGGAGAAGGGACATTTCTTAGAGCTGTCTCAGTTGCTGGAATTGTTGAGCGACACACAGTATAACCCAAAACGTCAGATATTTGTCTTCTCTGCCACCCTGACTTTGATCCATCAAGCTCCCAATAGAGTTCTGCAGAAGAAAAATGCTGTTAAAATCGACAGGAAGACCAAGCTGGAAATGTTGATGCAAAAAGTGGGCATCAAGGGAAAGCCCAAAGTGATCGATCTGACCAGAAAAGAGGCAACTGTGGAGACTCTCACAGAGACGAGAATCCACTGTGATACAGAAGAGAAAGATTACTATCTCTATTATTTTCTGCTCCAGCATCCAGGCAGAACCATGGTTTTTGCAAACAGCATAGATTGTATCAAGCGACTCACTGCACTCTTGACCATCATGAACTGCAATCCACTGCCTCTTCATGCAAACATGCACCAGAAGCAAAGATTAAAAAATCTGGAGAGATTTGCCGAACGGAACAG CTGTCCCCTGTTGACAACAGATGTAGCTGCTCGTGGTCTTGATATTCCTTATGTGCAGCATGTCATACATTACCAG GTTCCTCGTACTGCCGAGCTTTATATTCACAGAAGTGGCAGGACTGCTAGAGCTGCCAACGAGGGCCTGAGCTTGCTACTGATCGGACCCCAAGActtgattaattttaaaaagatttataaAACGCTGAAGAAGGATGAAGAGCTTCCTTTCTTTCCAATTGAGGCAAAATGCATGACAGCGATCAAG gAGCGTGTGAATTTGGCAAGACAGATTGAGAAGATTGAGTATTTCAATAGCCGAGCCAAGCACCAAAACTCATGGCTCCAGCAAGCTGCAGAAGCACTTGAACTTGATCTAGACGATGATGAGCTAACAG gAGGCCGGTCCACGGAGGCAGAAGAGAGCGAGAAGCACAGGATGTTGAAGGGGATGAAGAAGCATCTTAAGCACTTGCTCAGTCAGCCAGTATTTAAAAGTGTTATGAAAACCAAATACCCAACCCAGTCGGGGAAGTTAGTTTTATCTGACCACATAGGTCAGCATTCTCAGACAGCCTTGAGCGCTATATCAAAAGTGCAAGTGAAGAAGGTAAAGAAGAAGCAACAATAG